The proteins below come from a single Trachemys scripta elegans isolate TJP31775 chromosome 16, CAS_Tse_1.0, whole genome shotgun sequence genomic window:
- the LOC117888774 gene encoding leucine-rich repeat and fibronectin type III domain-containing protein 1-like protein, whose translation MERLLLYALALCLGPSHAQLCPPRCTCQNLSPSLAVLCARAGLLFVPGLLDRRTAELRLTDNFIAAVRRRDFANMTRLVHLTLSRNAIRQLVPFAFADLRGLRALHLDGNRLPAIGAQQLRGLPNLRHLILGNNQLQAVAPGAFDDFAGTLEDLDLSYNNLARLPWETIRRLSNVNSLSLDHNLIAHVPQGVFANLHKLARLDMTSNRLKKIPPDPLFLRLPVYAKSKGSPLSSLVLSFGGNPLHCNCELLWLRRLAREDDLETCASPPELLGKYFWSVPEEEFVCQLPVITHHTGRLVVTEGQAATLRCRGAGDPEPAVHWLSPEGKLVANGSRTLAYENGSLEILVAAVQDAGAFTCVASNAAGEATASVELQVSPLPQPADGTRPPAPGPSDILTSAKAGANGSAAPRDGGVLASELSASSVLIRWVPPRPGPSVRMYQIQYNSSSDETLVYR comes from the coding sequence ATGGAGCGCCTGCTGCTCTACGCCCTGgccctctgcctgggcccctcccatgcccagctgtgccccccccGCTGCACGTGCCAGAACCTGTCCCCCTCGCTGGCCGTCCTGTGCGCCCGCGCCGGGCTGCTCTTCGTGCCCGGGCTCCTCGACCGGCGCACGGCCGAGCTGCGGCTGACGGACAACTTCATCGCGGCCGTGCGGCGCCGGGACTTCGCCAACATGACGCGCCTGGTGCACCTGACCCTCTCCCGCAACGCCATCCGCCAGCTGGTGCCCTTCGCCTTCGCCGACCTGCGCGGCCTGCGGGCCCTCCACCTGGACGGCAACCGCCTGCCGGCCATCGGGGCCCAGCAGCTCCGGGGCCTGCCCAACCTGCGCCACCTTATCCTGGGTAACAACCAGCTGCAAGCCGTGGCGCCCGGCGCCTTCGACGACTTCGCCGGCACCCTGGAGGACCTGGACCTGTCCTACAACAACCTGGCCCGGCTGCCCTGGGAGACCATCCGTCGCCTTAGCAACGTCAACTCCCTCAGCCTGGACCACAACCTCATCGCCCACGTGCCCCAAGGCGTCTTCGCCAACCTGCACAAACTGGCCCGGCTGGACATGACCTCCAACCGGCTGAAGAAGATCCCCCCGGACCCGCTTTTCCTCCGCCTGCCCGTCTACGCCAAGTCGAAGGGCTCGCCCCTCTCCTCCCTGGTGCTCAGCTTCGGGGGTAACCCCTTGCACTGCAACTGCGAGCTTCTCTGGCTCCGGCGCCTGGCGCGCGAGGACGACCTGGAGACCTGCGCCTCGCCGCCCGAGCTCCTGGGCAAGTACTTCTGGAGCGTCCCTGAGGAGGAGTTTGTCTGCCAGCTGCCCGTCATCACCCACCACACGGGCCGGCTGGTGGTGACGGAGGGGCAGGCGGCCACCTTGCGCTGCCGCGGGGCGGGCGACCCCGAGCCGGCGGTGCACTGGCTGTCTCCGGAGGGGAAGCTGGTGGCCAACGGCTCCCGGACGCTGGCCTACGAGAACGGCAGCCTGGAGATCCTGGTGGCCGCCGTCCAGGACGCCGGCGCCTTCACCTGTGTGGCTTCCAACGCTGCCGGCGAGGCCACCGCCTCCGTGGAGCTGCAGGTcagccccttgccccagcccgccGACGGcacccgccccccagcacccggGCCCTCCGATATCCTCACCTCGGCCAAGGCGGGCGCCAACGGGAGCGCCGCCCCGCGAGACGGGGGGGTCCTGGCCTCCGAGCTCTCGGCGTCCTCCGTCCTCATTCGCTGGGTCCCGCCACGGCCCGGGCCCAGCGTCCGCATGTACCAAATCCAGTACAACAGCTCCTCCGACGAGACCCTGGTGTACAGGTGA